The Gordonia sp. KTR9 genome contains a region encoding:
- a CDS encoding NAD(P)-dependent oxidoreductase translates to MYRSACAPTKNHAVVSEVSAMKVGFIGAGRMGWPMVRRLRAGGHEVILSTRRPEVRAAAEEVGVTVTDSVRDIGDEVALIITCFFSVDQLHDVVHRQGLLEALGPASTLVSHATGAVDALQDISTDLRAAGHRLVDAPVSGTADDIDQGALTVLIAGDPVAVDGVDPVLRSYARAIVACGNAVGDAQKVKLVNNLLFAASSQIAVQAAHFAASLGVDPALMLRAVGESSGNSYALEQLRRFGDTDSFVTGVGPFLRKDVGACLALADELDVDPGCLSQLVESGPIGDLTG, encoded by the coding sequence ATCTACCGGAGCGCTTGCGCTCCGACCAAGAACCACGCTGTTGTATCGGAGGTTTCAGCAATGAAGGTCGGGTTCATTGGGGCCGGACGGATGGGCTGGCCCATGGTTCGACGGTTGCGAGCCGGAGGCCACGAGGTCATTCTCTCGACGCGTCGCCCCGAAGTCAGGGCAGCCGCAGAAGAGGTGGGTGTGACGGTCACCGACTCGGTCCGTGATATCGGCGACGAGGTCGCTCTGATCATCACGTGCTTCTTCTCCGTCGATCAGCTGCACGATGTGGTTCATCGGCAAGGCCTGCTCGAGGCGCTCGGTCCGGCGAGCACGCTAGTGAGCCACGCGACCGGAGCTGTCGATGCGCTGCAAGACATTTCGACGGACCTGCGGGCGGCCGGACACCGGTTGGTGGACGCGCCGGTCAGCGGAACGGCGGATGACATCGATCAAGGTGCGCTGACAGTCCTGATCGCTGGCGACCCGGTAGCGGTTGATGGAGTCGATCCAGTGCTGAGAAGCTACGCGAGAGCCATCGTTGCGTGTGGCAATGCGGTGGGCGATGCGCAGAAGGTGAAGCTCGTGAACAATCTCCTGTTTGCCGCGTCGTCTCAGATCGCGGTGCAAGCCGCGCATTTCGCTGCGTCGCTCGGAGTGGATCCGGCTCTGATGTTGCGGGCTGTGGGCGAGTCGAGCGGCAACTCGTACGCACTCGAACAACTGAGACGATTCGGTGACACCGACTCGTTCGTTACCGGAGTGGGCCCCTTTCTCCGCAAGGACGTCGGTGCCTGCCTGGCGCTGGCAGACGAGCTCGATGTCGACCCGGGCTGTTTGTCGCAGCTTGTCGAGTCCGGTCCGATCGGCGACCTGACCGGATAG
- a CDS encoding AMP-binding protein translates to MDLGLLAREHGEKPAIVVAGSGARLSYRELDEQSNRIAHLFRDRGLVPGDHIAVLMENRVELLPVVFAAQRAGLLYTPVNWHLRPDEAAYIVSNCQARILVYSHELSGLAHAALAQADAVESVYVVGGPDGTADLATAASAYSDGPIADSVEGAYMLYSSGTTDQPKGIVPTMTGNPFGTGLAIDHMMRSAFGFSSDGVYLSPGPLYHAAPLGWTMGTIRNGGTAIVLERFDAEDVLAAIDTYGVTHAQFVPTMFVRMLKLPAEVRSSHDVSSLQVVVHAAAPCPVAVKRQMIEWFGPIIVEFYSGSEGTGFFMIDTAEWLTHPGSVGKAVLGVPHICDDEGRELPPGEVGTIWFSDVTRFEYHGEPGKTAAAFNSQGWNTLGDLGYLDADGYLYLSARRTDLIISGGVNIYPQEIEDALIMHPDVADAAVLGVADDEMGQRVFAVVEPTSPGRAGPDLEAELVAYLRERIAGYKVPRGFAFDLIPRLPSGKILRRNLSSRFDTTDPRA, encoded by the coding sequence ATGGATCTGGGACTGCTCGCGCGCGAGCACGGCGAGAAGCCGGCAATCGTCGTGGCCGGGAGCGGTGCGCGATTGTCCTATCGGGAACTCGATGAACAATCGAACAGGATCGCGCACCTGTTCCGCGACCGCGGCCTCGTACCCGGTGATCACATCGCTGTTCTCATGGAGAATCGGGTCGAGTTGCTGCCCGTGGTCTTCGCGGCACAACGCGCCGGCCTGTTGTACACCCCGGTGAACTGGCATCTGAGGCCAGACGAAGCGGCCTACATCGTCTCCAATTGTCAGGCACGGATTCTCGTGTATTCACATGAGCTGAGCGGCCTTGCTCATGCGGCGCTGGCGCAAGCGGACGCGGTCGAATCGGTGTACGTCGTGGGTGGGCCCGACGGGACCGCCGACCTCGCAACAGCCGCATCGGCGTATTCGGACGGCCCCATCGCGGACAGCGTGGAGGGGGCGTACATGCTGTACTCTTCCGGCACGACGGATCAGCCCAAGGGAATCGTGCCGACCATGACCGGCAATCCGTTCGGTACCGGACTGGCGATTGATCACATGATGCGAAGCGCCTTTGGATTCAGTTCGGACGGAGTTTATCTCAGCCCAGGTCCGCTCTATCACGCCGCGCCGCTCGGTTGGACGATGGGTACCATACGCAATGGTGGTACTGCGATTGTGCTGGAAAGGTTCGATGCCGAGGATGTCCTTGCCGCCATCGACACCTACGGTGTCACCCACGCACAATTCGTTCCGACCATGTTCGTGCGGATGCTGAAACTCCCTGCCGAGGTGCGCTCGTCACACGACGTGTCGTCGTTGCAGGTCGTCGTCCACGCCGCAGCGCCATGTCCGGTCGCGGTCAAGAGGCAGATGATCGAATGGTTCGGCCCCATCATCGTCGAGTTCTATTCCGGTAGTGAGGGAACCGGGTTCTTCATGATCGACACTGCTGAGTGGCTGACCCACCCCGGGTCGGTCGGCAAGGCTGTTCTGGGTGTGCCCCACATCTGTGATGACGAAGGCCGGGAGTTGCCCCCCGGTGAGGTCGGCACGATCTGGTTCAGCGATGTCACCAGGTTCGAATACCACGGGGAACCGGGAAAGACAGCCGCGGCCTTCAATTCACAGGGCTGGAACACGCTGGGGGATCTGGGTTATCTGGATGCCGACGGATATCTGTACCTGTCGGCGCGTAGGACGGACCTCATCATCTCCGGCGGCGTGAACATCTACCCGCAAGAGATCGAGGATGCGCTCATCATGCATCCGGATGTCGCGGACGCGGCGGTGCTGGGAGTCGCGGATGACGAGATGGGGCAGCGTGTGTTCGCAGTGGTCGAACCCACGAGTCCCGGCCGCGCAGGGCCGGACCTGGAGGCCGAACTCGTTGCCTACCTACGTGAACGCATCGCGGGCTACAAGGTGCCGCGTGGTTTCGCCTTCGATCTGATCCCTCGCCTGCCCTCCGGCAAGATCCTGCGTCGAAATCTCTCGTCCAGATTCGATACCACGGACCCCCGGGCTTGA
- a CDS encoding AMP-binding protein produces MAYQAVFLLGATLVPIVHVYGPAEVDFILRQSRARVLVTKERWRSESYLDRISGYRDVRTLRDVVVVGAAPAGCVAWSDLIATTPAPLAASEADADDVCLLIYTSGTTSSPKGVLHSHRTLLAELNSAPAVMAAEPDAVQLVSFPPGHVAGVVSYLRPMVAGSRTVFMDAWDPAQAVRLIGEYSVTSTSGTPFHLSGLLDLADSGVELPSLREFLVGAATVPESLIRRADAAGIRAFRCYGCTEHPTVTVGSADDPLDVRIATDGAPLPGVSIRIVGTDGNEVVNGVDGEILTRGPDRFIGYQDSELDHDTFDSAGWMRTGDLGRLDANGRLTVTDRIRDVVIRGGETISSSQLEDVLLSHPAVAEGVIVAAPDARYGEVVAAVVVPVSGARIELIDIAEHFAVAGLARQKTPERLVLATRCRGPRWARFAKLMFERPTSADEERDVLGR; encoded by the coding sequence ATCGCCTATCAGGCGGTATTCCTGCTGGGCGCCACACTCGTTCCGATCGTCCACGTCTACGGCCCCGCCGAGGTCGACTTCATCCTGCGGCAGTCCCGGGCGCGCGTCCTCGTGACAAAGGAGAGATGGCGCTCGGAGTCCTACCTCGACCGCATCAGCGGGTATCGGGACGTCCGCACCTTGCGGGATGTGGTCGTGGTCGGCGCCGCGCCGGCCGGGTGCGTGGCCTGGTCTGATCTGATCGCCACCACCCCGGCGCCGCTCGCCGCCTCGGAGGCTGACGCCGATGACGTGTGCTTACTGATCTACACCTCCGGTACCACCTCGTCACCCAAAGGGGTTCTGCATTCCCACCGCACACTGCTCGCGGAACTGAACTCCGCTCCAGCGGTGATGGCGGCCGAACCCGACGCCGTGCAGCTGGTGTCCTTCCCCCCGGGGCATGTCGCGGGGGTCGTGAGCTATCTGCGCCCGATGGTGGCCGGTTCGCGAACGGTCTTCATGGACGCCTGGGACCCGGCGCAGGCCGTTCGATTGATCGGCGAGTATTCGGTGACCTCGACCTCCGGAACGCCGTTCCACTTGTCGGGCCTGCTCGACCTGGCGGACAGCGGAGTCGAGTTGCCGTCCCTGCGCGAGTTCCTGGTGGGTGCCGCGACGGTTCCGGAAAGTCTGATACGTCGGGCGGACGCTGCAGGCATCCGTGCTTTCCGTTGTTACGGCTGCACCGAGCACCCGACCGTCACGGTCGGTAGTGCCGACGATCCGCTGGATGTCCGCATCGCCACCGACGGTGCCCCCCTGCCCGGGGTGAGTATCCGGATCGTCGGTACGGACGGGAACGAGGTCGTAAACGGAGTCGACGGCGAGATCCTCACCCGTGGGCCGGACCGCTTCATCGGATACCAGGATTCCGAGCTCGACCACGACACATTCGACTCCGCAGGTTGGATGCGCACCGGAGATCTCGGCCGTCTCGACGCGAACGGCCGACTGACCGTAACCGATCGGATCAGGGATGTGGTGATCCGCGGTGGGGAGACGATCTCGTCCAGCCAGCTCGAAGACGTTCTCCTCTCCCATCCGGCCGTCGCCGAGGGTGTGATTGTCGCCGCCCCGGACGCGCGTTACGGGGAAGTCGTTGCTGCCGTCGTTGTTCCGGTATCAGGCGCCCGAATCGAACTCATTGACATCGCGGAACACTTTGCCGTTGCCGGCCTGGCCCGGCAGAAGACGCCGGAACGCCTGGTACTCGCGACTCGTTGCCGAGGACCGCGGTGGGCAAGGTTCGCAAAGCTGATGTTCGAGCGGCCAACTTCGGCTGATGAGGAGCGAGATGTACTCGGCAGGTGA
- a CDS encoding acyl-CoA dehydrogenase family protein: protein MEAGQTSGEITDWRERLTQLMADYARRPRPATSKERAAAARRWQSELVDAGLAAPGWPRSAGGMELELEDQLDYYRMTTSAGVPKHPSSISFIVAPTLIVYGTQEQKDRFLEPLLRADEIWCQGFSEPGAGSDLASLSTRAVRDGDNYRVTGQKIWTSQGDHADWMFALVRTGPAGRSTAGISYLLIDMKSPGIDVRPLRDASGAAHFAEVFLDDVVVPMANRVGEEGEGWSVMRTSLGHERATAFLADEFRYRTLVDKVIRLAIGRGRADDPIVRQEIAEMEAGVRVIAANSSRALAAVLRGEDPGAVASVNRLVKSEFEQRLHRLALRLTGPGAALGNRSPGAVDGGRWTYGYLMTRASTIGAGTAEIQRNTIAESVLGLPSHRGEGTRSASITPGRPLTVSDENEADLRAVLGKAVSTSVTTAALMSRAETHDDYDIGLWDELVKFGLPGLAAAEDLGGGGAGVRLLCAAVEEAAFNLAPVPLVPTVIALEVAVAAQGREVVSAICAGATAALVVPLSDRGWSMESGRLPILDGNRLTGSVGEVPGAPVADQLVVVAHDGVGPVIVTCNAAAASISVQEALDLTATIGTVDFEATEVEVLARGDDARRSLAEARRIAELVMAADSVGVANRALAMAVDWAGQREQFGRKIGSYQAISHRCADMLVASEGARSQVFAAADMPPDDPDATLAAHLATSAALDAAVSVSEDCIQVHGGIGFTWEHTAHLLLRRAVSNQVLVGRPEQLRDSAAQLLVDRLDHGYSDERR from the coding sequence ATGGAAGCAGGACAAACGTCCGGCGAGATCACCGACTGGCGAGAGCGATTGACGCAGCTGATGGCGGACTACGCTCGCCGACCTCGCCCGGCGACGTCGAAGGAGCGTGCTGCCGCCGCACGTCGGTGGCAGTCGGAGCTGGTCGACGCAGGTCTCGCGGCGCCAGGCTGGCCCCGGTCCGCGGGCGGCATGGAACTCGAGCTCGAAGACCAACTGGACTACTACCGAATGACCACCTCGGCGGGGGTGCCGAAGCACCCGAGCAGTATCTCGTTCATCGTGGCGCCCACCCTCATCGTCTATGGGACGCAAGAACAGAAGGACCGCTTTCTCGAACCGCTGTTGCGTGCGGACGAGATCTGGTGTCAGGGGTTCTCGGAGCCGGGTGCGGGTAGCGACCTGGCGTCGCTGTCAACGAGAGCGGTCCGCGACGGCGACAACTATCGGGTCACCGGACAGAAGATCTGGACCTCGCAGGGCGACCACGCGGACTGGATGTTCGCGCTGGTCCGCACCGGCCCCGCCGGCCGGAGTACAGCAGGCATCAGCTATCTCCTCATTGACATGAAGTCCCCGGGAATCGACGTGCGACCGCTGCGTGACGCGTCCGGCGCGGCGCACTTTGCAGAGGTCTTCCTCGACGACGTGGTGGTCCCGATGGCCAACCGGGTCGGCGAGGAGGGCGAGGGATGGAGCGTGATGCGCACCTCGCTCGGGCATGAACGAGCCACTGCCTTCCTCGCCGACGAGTTCCGCTACCGAACCCTGGTCGACAAGGTCATCCGACTCGCGATCGGTCGTGGAAGAGCCGACGACCCCATCGTCCGGCAGGAGATCGCCGAGATGGAGGCCGGTGTCAGAGTTATCGCAGCCAACAGCTCGCGAGCGCTGGCGGCGGTCTTGCGCGGGGAGGATCCGGGCGCCGTGGCCTCGGTCAACAGACTGGTCAAGTCCGAGTTCGAGCAGCGGTTGCATCGGCTCGCCCTGCGCCTGACGGGACCCGGCGCAGCGCTCGGCAACCGGTCGCCGGGCGCGGTTGACGGTGGTCGATGGACGTACGGCTACCTCATGACGCGCGCATCGACGATCGGCGCCGGGACAGCCGAGATCCAGCGCAACACGATCGCTGAATCGGTACTCGGGCTACCGTCGCATCGGGGTGAGGGCACCCGCTCCGCGTCGATCACTCCCGGCCGACCCTTGACCGTGTCCGACGAGAACGAGGCTGACCTTCGCGCCGTCCTCGGCAAGGCCGTCTCTACGTCGGTGACCACAGCGGCGCTGATGTCCCGAGCGGAGACTCACGACGACTACGACATCGGGCTCTGGGACGAACTGGTCAAGTTCGGCCTGCCCGGGCTCGCTGCCGCCGAAGACCTCGGCGGCGGAGGCGCGGGTGTGCGCCTGCTGTGCGCGGCCGTCGAGGAGGCTGCATTCAATCTCGCGCCGGTCCCGCTCGTCCCGACCGTGATCGCCCTCGAGGTGGCTGTCGCCGCGCAGGGCCGTGAGGTGGTTTCCGCGATCTGTGCCGGGGCGACCGCGGCGCTGGTCGTCCCGTTGTCGGACCGCGGTTGGTCCATGGAATCAGGTCGGTTGCCCATTCTCGACGGGAACCGGTTGACCGGCAGCGTCGGCGAGGTGCCCGGGGCTCCGGTTGCCGATCAGCTGGTAGTCGTCGCGCACGACGGCGTCGGGCCGGTCATTGTGACCTGCAATGCCGCGGCGGCGTCGATCTCGGTGCAGGAGGCTCTGGATCTGACCGCCACCATCGGGACCGTTGACTTCGAAGCGACCGAGGTCGAGGTGCTGGCGCGGGGCGACGACGCTCGACGGTCGTTGGCCGAAGCCCGCCGAATCGCGGAGCTGGTGATGGCCGCCGACTCGGTCGGCGTGGCGAATCGAGCATTGGCGATGGCCGTGGACTGGGCGGGGCAACGCGAACAGTTCGGTCGCAAGATCGGCTCGTACCAGGCGATCTCGCATCGCTGTGCAGACATGCTCGTTGCTTCCGAAGGGGCCAGGAGTCAGGTCTTCGCGGCTGCGGACATGCCACCGGACGACCCCGACGCTACGCTGGCCGCCCACCTCGCCACCTCGGCAGCGCTCGATGCGGCCGTCTCGGTGTCGGAGGATTGCATACAGGTCCATGGCGGTATCGGATTTACGTGGGAGCATACGGCTCACCTGCTGCTGCGTCGTGCGGTCTCGAATCAGGTGCTCGTCGGTCGTCCCGAACAGCTGCGTGACAGCGCTGCGCAGCTTCTCGTGGACCGGCTCGACCATGGGTACTCAGATGAACGCCGGTGA
- a CDS encoding NAD(P)H-dependent flavin oxidoreductase produces MAAPMFIVSSLDLVIASCHAGVIGAFPSANPRSPHSLETWLDAIRTAEAETLSQGGTFAPFCVNMLASSAVDKEARDAALATLRKYEAPLILTNMGDPREVVDAAHGWGGKVFHDVTTVRHAEKAIESGADGLMLVCAGAGGHAGTLSPFAFLPKVRTFFDGPIMLAGGIADGAGIAAGLALGADLVVMGTRFIASAESGASPDHKEMLVSSRSEDVLFTEAIAGLPANFLTQSIVANGLDPADLPAPTGRHRPNLPAGVKPWKTVYSGGHSTALVDDIPSVEAAVDRLATELATASSKADWRTNLEQRVGMNG; encoded by the coding sequence ATGGCCGCACCCATGTTCATCGTGTCGAGCCTGGACCTGGTGATCGCATCGTGCCACGCCGGCGTCATCGGCGCATTCCCTTCCGCCAATCCGCGATCGCCGCACTCGCTGGAGACCTGGCTCGACGCGATTCGTACCGCCGAGGCCGAAACCCTGTCACAAGGAGGCACGTTCGCACCGTTCTGCGTGAACATGCTCGCCTCGTCCGCCGTTGACAAAGAGGCACGAGATGCAGCCCTCGCGACGCTCCGCAAGTACGAAGCACCGCTGATCTTGACCAATATGGGGGATCCTCGCGAGGTCGTCGACGCCGCCCACGGGTGGGGCGGCAAAGTGTTCCACGACGTGACCACGGTCCGGCACGCAGAGAAGGCGATCGAGTCCGGGGCCGACGGACTGATGCTGGTATGCGCCGGCGCCGGTGGACACGCCGGCACGCTGTCGCCATTCGCATTCCTGCCGAAAGTGCGCACGTTCTTCGATGGCCCGATCATGCTCGCGGGTGGCATCGCCGACGGCGCCGGCATCGCCGCCGGCCTCGCCCTCGGCGCCGACCTGGTGGTGATGGGCACCCGATTCATCGCCAGCGCCGAGTCGGGGGCATCGCCGGACCACAAAGAGATGCTGGTGTCCTCTAGAAGCGAGGATGTGCTGTTCACCGAAGCGATCGCCGGGCTCCCCGCCAACTTCCTCACGCAGTCGATCGTTGCGAACGGTCTGGATCCCGCCGACCTGCCGGCGCCGACCGGGCGCCATCGGCCGAATCTCCCGGCCGGAGTCAAGCCGTGGAAGACCGTCTACAGCGGCGGACATTCCACCGCGCTCGTCGATGACATTCCCAGTGTCGAGGCCGCCGTCGACCGACTCGCAACCGAACTCGCAACGGCGTCGAGCAAAGCCGACTGGCGCACCAACCTCGAGCAGCGGGTGGGCATGAACGGATGA
- a CDS encoding DUF7156 family protein, translating into MKDLPDEFFLPPQSDEGLRRETARLLAGCFAFIVVLGIIVALTQNIVITV; encoded by the coding sequence GTGAAAGATTTGCCCGATGAATTCTTCCTTCCGCCGCAATCCGACGAGGGGTTGCGCAGGGAAACCGCTCGACTGCTCGCAGGATGCTTCGCGTTCATCGTGGTGCTCGGCATCATCGTCGCCCTGACCCAGAACATCGTCATCACGGTGTGA
- a CDS encoding enoyl-CoA hydratase-related protein encodes MSEQVETESPLLVERHGHVALLTLNRPDRRNAINRAMRKAIKSELWKADADPEVRVIVITGAGSAFSSGVDLPEALSGPAPRTEGTTPTQVLRAVSKPVIAAVNGPCYTGAFEFATNCSFIVASDRAVFSDTHAKIGLLNGWGGSAMLPRAVGLPAAIQIILSGDPVDSATALRIGLANEVVDHEHLLERTLEIAGSIAESHPGAVQRMLRLLKEGAGASTAHALGLEAEASATFKPDNKDIGARYDKRQSARVAKASERSAASLQE; translated from the coding sequence ATGAGTGAACAGGTCGAAACCGAGAGTCCGTTGTTGGTCGAACGACACGGGCACGTGGCGCTGTTGACCCTCAATCGGCCGGACCGGCGGAACGCGATCAATCGCGCGATGCGTAAGGCCATCAAGAGTGAATTGTGGAAGGCCGACGCGGACCCCGAGGTGCGGGTCATCGTCATCACCGGGGCGGGCAGCGCATTCTCGTCGGGGGTCGATCTGCCCGAGGCGCTGTCGGGTCCCGCCCCCCGGACCGAGGGCACCACACCGACCCAGGTTCTCCGTGCGGTGAGTAAACCGGTCATCGCTGCGGTGAACGGTCCGTGCTACACCGGGGCGTTCGAGTTTGCGACGAACTGCTCGTTCATCGTCGCCTCGGACCGTGCTGTGTTCTCCGATACGCACGCAAAGATCGGACTGCTCAACGGGTGGGGTGGGAGTGCGATGCTGCCGCGGGCTGTGGGGCTGCCTGCGGCCATCCAAATCATTTTGTCGGGTGACCCGGTCGATTCCGCCACAGCGCTTCGTATCGGTCTGGCGAACGAAGTCGTGGACCATGAGCACCTGCTGGAGCGGACACTCGAGATCGCGGGCTCGATCGCGGAGAGTCACCCCGGCGCGGTGCAGCGGATGCTACGGCTCCTCAAAGAGGGGGCAGGAGCCTCCACCGCTCATGCGCTGGGTCTTGAGGCCGAGGCTTCCGCAACATTCAAGCCGGACAACAAAGACATCGGTGCCCGGTATGACAAACGCCAGTCGGCCAGGGTCGCGAAGGCGTCGGAGCGGTCCGCGGCCAGCCTGCAGGAGTGA
- a CDS encoding crotonase/enoyl-CoA hydratase family protein translates to MSTAETITPGALVERRDNVLVITLNRPEARNAVNASVSIAVGGALEEAENDPEIRVIVLTGAGNKSFCAGADLKAISRGEGLHAPGKEHWGFAGFVNHFVSKPTIAAVNGTALGGGTELALAADLIVAAESASFGLPEVKRGLIAGAGGVFRLPAQIPHRLAMEMMLTGDPISAATAEEYRLVNRVVPDAELLDAALALAERISANAPLSVQASKRVALGVENGEIVAEKSKWALSEREWQNLMGSEDAREGPLAFAEKRAPVWKAQ, encoded by the coding sequence ATGTCGACAGCGGAAACGATTACGCCCGGCGCGCTCGTCGAACGGCGCGACAACGTTCTCGTCATCACCCTCAACCGCCCGGAGGCACGCAATGCGGTGAATGCGTCCGTCAGTATCGCCGTCGGCGGCGCGCTGGAGGAGGCGGAGAACGATCCCGAGATCCGTGTCATCGTACTGACCGGTGCAGGCAACAAGTCGTTTTGTGCTGGTGCCGACCTGAAGGCCATCTCGCGCGGTGAGGGATTGCATGCTCCCGGCAAGGAGCATTGGGGTTTCGCCGGCTTCGTGAACCACTTCGTCTCGAAGCCGACCATCGCTGCGGTGAACGGTACCGCACTGGGAGGCGGCACCGAGTTGGCGCTGGCGGCTGACCTGATCGTCGCCGCAGAGAGCGCGTCCTTCGGTCTGCCCGAGGTCAAGCGAGGTCTCATCGCGGGTGCCGGCGGCGTGTTCCGGCTGCCGGCCCAGATTCCCCATCGACTCGCGATGGAGATGATGCTCACCGGTGACCCGATCTCTGCCGCGACCGCCGAGGAGTACCGACTCGTCAACCGAGTCGTGCCCGATGCCGAGCTTCTCGATGCCGCGCTGGCCCTGGCCGAACGCATCTCTGCGAACGCGCCGCTGTCGGTCCAGGCAAGCAAACGCGTCGCACTGGGGGTTGAGAACGGTGAGATCGTCGCCGAGAAGTCGAAATGGGCTCTCTCCGAGAGGGAGTGGCAGAATCTCATGGGCTCCGAAGACGCCAGGGAAGGGCCGTTGGCATTCGCCGAGAAGCGTGCACCGGTGTGGAAGGCCCAGTGA
- a CDS encoding thiolase family protein produces MTNAVIVEAVRTPVGKRNGGLSGIHPADLSALVLNELVTRAGVSADAVDDVIWGCVGQVGEQGFDIARTAVLSAGWPETVPGVTVDRQCGSSQQSLNFAVASVMAGHYDVVVAGGVESMSRITMGLSGSVGGSPNGPKFQERYGVDPNQGIGAEMMAEKWGLSRTDVDTFAARSHERAAAAQDAGYFDGQIVAVPNADGTVTKDEGIRRGTTIEKLAGLKTVFKEDGVIHAGNASQISDGAAALLVMSEEAAEKHGLNPIARVHTAAVVGADPVMMLAAPIPATEKVLQRSGLSVSDIGVFEVNEAFAPVPLAWQKELGVADEVLNPNGGAIALGHPLGGSGARILTDLVHHMRRNNIRYGLQTMCEGGGQANATILELVK; encoded by the coding sequence ATGACAAACGCAGTGATCGTAGAAGCCGTCCGGACGCCGGTCGGCAAGCGTAATGGCGGCCTGTCGGGAATCCACCCGGCAGATCTCTCGGCACTCGTACTGAACGAATTGGTGACCCGCGCCGGCGTCTCGGCCGACGCGGTCGACGACGTGATCTGGGGATGCGTCGGACAGGTGGGCGAGCAGGGGTTCGACATCGCCCGCACCGCGGTGCTCTCGGCCGGATGGCCTGAGACCGTTCCGGGCGTCACCGTCGATCGTCAATGCGGCTCGTCACAGCAATCGCTCAACTTCGCCGTCGCGTCCGTCATGGCCGGCCACTACGACGTGGTCGTCGCCGGAGGTGTGGAGTCCATGTCGCGGATCACCATGGGACTGTCGGGTTCGGTCGGCGGAAGTCCGAACGGACCGAAGTTCCAGGAGCGCTACGGCGTCGACCCGAACCAGGGGATCGGAGCAGAGATGATGGCCGAGAAGTGGGGTCTGAGCCGGACGGACGTCGACACTTTTGCCGCCAGGTCGCATGAGCGGGCGGCCGCTGCTCAGGATGCGGGCTACTTCGACGGCCAGATTGTCGCCGTCCCCAACGCGGACGGGACCGTCACCAAGGATGAGGGCATCCGCCGCGGGACCACCATAGAGAAGCTCGCCGGACTCAAGACGGTGTTCAAAGAAGACGGTGTCATCCACGCCGGCAACGCCTCTCAGATCTCCGACGGCGCAGCCGCGTTGCTGGTCATGAGCGAAGAGGCAGCTGAGAAGCACGGACTGAACCCGATCGCACGGGTTCACACTGCGGCCGTTGTGGGCGCCGACCCCGTCATGATGCTCGCGGCGCCGATTCCCGCGACCGAGAAGGTCCTGCAGCGTTCGGGTCTTTCGGTCTCCGACATCGGTGTCTTCGAGGTCAACGAGGCGTTCGCGCCGGTGCCGCTGGCCTGGCAGAAGGAGCTCGGTGTCGCCGACGAGGTCCTCAATCCCAACGGAGGTGCGATCGCGCTGGGCCACCCGCTCGGCGGATCTGGTGCCCGTATCCTCACCGATCTCGTACATCACATGCGCCGCAACAATATCCGGTACGGTCTGCAGACGATGTGCGAAGGTGGCGGGCAGGCCAACGCCACGATCCTCGAGCTGGTGAAGTGA